A part of Deltaproteobacteria bacterium genomic DNA contains:
- a CDS encoding HyaD/HybD family hydrogenase maturation endopeptidase, protein MADAKRKKALVLGIGNVLLKDEGLGVRAIEYFSERYGFGPDVDCLDGGTSGLGLLSYIKDYSHIIVVDAVAASGPPGKLLRIPGEEVVKWPALKSTSAHQIGLRDLIEIAKFQGLRPELVIIGIIPRDITPGIELTPEAARSVPLAAEAIRDELTRFGFSVEKKG, encoded by the coding sequence ATGGCTGACGCGAAGCGGAAAAAGGCCCTTGTCCTCGGGATAGGGAACGTGCTCCTGAAAGACGAGGGACTCGGGGTAAGGGCGATAGAGTATTTCTCTGAACGCTACGGCTTCGGCCCGGACGTTGACTGCCTTGACGGCGGCACCTCGGGCCTGGGCCTTCTCTCTTACATAAAAGACTACTCTCACATCATCGTGGTCGACGCGGTCGCCGCAAGCGGCCCTCCCGGTAAGCTCCTCCGGATACCAGGGGAGGAGGTCGTCAAATGGCCCGCGCTCAAGTCGACCAGCGCCCATCAGATCGGCCTTAGAGACTTAATCGAAATAGCGAAATTTCAGGGCCTCCGCCCCGAGCTCGTCATAATCGGGATAATCCCCAGGGACATAACACCGGGCATTGAGCTTACCCCTGAGGCTGCCCGGTCCGTCCCGCTCGCTGCCGAAGCCATAAGAGATGAGCTTACAAGGTTCGGGTTCAGTGTGGAGAAGAAGGGCTGA
- the hypF gene encoding carbamoyltransferase HypF, with the protein MESARIQITGIVQGVGFRPYVYGLASRHSLKGFCLNDSEGVVIEVQGASIDSFLDELRKSPPPLARIDSIRVERLENGAEYDDFIIRESRIVPGKSVLVSPDMAVCPDCLSEMLDPSDRRHLYPFINCTNCGPRYSIVLDIPYDRPNTTMAGFTMCPECEHEYHDPADRRFHAQPTACPACGPSTWLHGNGAVKNYAAIVEAGRLLKEGTVVAVKGLGGFHLACDAMNSAAVSMLRERKRRSNKPFALMVPDIRAARLICEISPKEEEALLDRTRPIVLLKKRALSGIDEAVAPGNSRLGVMLPYTPLHHLLFRASTFKALVMTSGNLSEEPIVISNSEALEKLSRLADSFLLHDRDIYMRVDDSIARVQSGRKALLRRARGHAPEPIDLGLESEEVFAAGALLKNTFCLTKGRNAILSQHMGDLENFDALEFYRETLRNLKNTFRAEPTVVAHDLHPDYLSTRFALEYAKEHGIPDDRIVSVQHHHAHVASAMAEHGLSGPVIGVSFDGTGLGTDGNIWGGEFLIATRKDCTREAHLRYMKLPGGDTAAREPWRMALSCLLDSFGSPDALRGFAERIGAKSVIVAEMIRKGINAPLTSSMGRLFDAAASIAGVRDEITFEAEAAIEFETIASEGEEPYPFELEGDGPLVIDTRPLIMELVKDANSGTPKSRMAGRFHSAIAGMALRVSEILRDETGINDIVLSGGVFQNRLLSELTEGKLKRAGFETYRQERVPANDGGISLGQAAVAIERTIRR; encoded by the coding sequence ATGGAAAGCGCAAGAATACAGATAACCGGCATAGTGCAGGGCGTTGGTTTCCGCCCCTATGTCTACGGGCTCGCATCTAGGCACAGCCTAAAAGGATTCTGCCTGAACGACTCGGAAGGCGTAGTCATAGAGGTGCAGGGCGCATCCATTGACTCGTTCCTGGACGAGCTCAGGAAATCCCCGCCGCCCCTTGCCCGGATAGACTCGATAAGGGTAGAGCGCCTTGAGAACGGCGCGGAATACGATGATTTCATCATACGCGAGAGCAGGATTGTTCCCGGCAAATCCGTCCTCGTCTCTCCGGACATGGCGGTCTGCCCTGACTGCCTGAGCGAGATGCTCGACCCCTCGGACAGGCGCCATCTATACCCGTTCATCAACTGCACTAACTGCGGGCCGAGGTACTCTATCGTACTCGACATACCTTATGACAGGCCCAATACGACCATGGCCGGATTTACGATGTGCCCGGAATGCGAGCATGAGTATCACGACCCGGCCGACAGGAGGTTCCACGCCCAGCCAACCGCGTGCCCGGCCTGCGGCCCCTCGACATGGCTGCACGGGAACGGGGCCGTAAAGAATTACGCGGCAATCGTTGAGGCAGGCAGGCTCCTCAAGGAAGGCACCGTTGTGGCCGTTAAAGGCCTGGGCGGCTTTCATCTGGCCTGCGACGCTATGAACTCCGCTGCTGTTTCGATGCTCAGGGAAAGGAAAAGGCGCTCAAACAAGCCCTTCGCGCTCATGGTCCCCGATATCCGGGCGGCAAGGCTCATATGTGAAATTTCACCTAAAGAGGAGGAGGCGCTCCTTGACCGGACAAGGCCGATAGTGCTCCTTAAAAAAAGGGCCCTTTCCGGGATAGACGAGGCGGTAGCGCCCGGGAACAGCCGCCTCGGCGTGATGCTCCCGTATACGCCGCTCCATCACCTCCTTTTCCGCGCATCCACCTTCAAGGCCCTTGTCATGACTAGCGGAAACCTCTCAGAGGAGCCCATAGTCATCTCGAACAGTGAAGCCCTTGAGAAGCTCTCGCGTCTGGCCGATAGCTTCCTCCTACACGACAGGGACATCTACATGAGGGTGGATGATTCGATCGCCCGTGTGCAGTCCGGCAGAAAGGCCTTGCTCAGGCGGGCGCGCGGCCATGCGCCCGAGCCCATAGACCTTGGCCTCGAATCCGAAGAGGTCTTCGCGGCAGGAGCGCTCCTCAAGAACACCTTCTGCCTCACAAAGGGCAGGAACGCGATATTGAGCCAGCACATGGGCGACCTCGAGAACTTCGATGCGCTCGAGTTCTACCGTGAAACGCTGAGGAACCTCAAGAACACCTTCAGGGCCGAGCCTACTGTCGTCGCCCACGACCTCCACCCTGATTACCTGAGCACCAGGTTCGCGCTTGAATACGCGAAAGAGCACGGCATCCCTGATGACAGGATCGTATCGGTCCAGCACCACCACGCGCACGTAGCGAGCGCCATGGCAGAGCACGGCCTTTCGGGCCCTGTAATAGGAGTCTCTTTCGACGGCACCGGGCTTGGCACTGACGGCAACATCTGGGGCGGCGAGTTTTTAATCGCAACCAGAAAAGATTGCACCAGGGAAGCTCATCTACGCTACATGAAACTGCCCGGTGGCGATACGGCGGCAAGGGAGCCCTGGCGGATGGCGCTATCGTGCCTCCTCGATTCGTTCGGCTCTCCGGACGCCCTCAGGGGCTTCGCGGAGCGTATAGGGGCCAAGTCCGTCATTGTAGCCGAGATGATCAGGAAGGGCATAAACGCCCCCCTTACATCGAGCATGGGACGGCTCTTTGACGCCGCGGCCTCCATCGCCGGGGTAAGGGACGAGATAACCTTCGAGGCAGAGGCGGCCATAGAGTTCGAAACCATCGCATCGGAAGGGGAAGAGCCCTATCCGTTCGAGCTGGAAGGGGACGGACCTCTTGTGATAGACACCCGGCCGCTGATAATGGAACTGGTGAAGGACGCTAATTCAGGGACACCCAAGAGCAGGATGGCAGGCAGGTTCCACTCGGCGATAGCAGGGATGGCACTGAGGGTTTCTGAAATTCTCCGAGACGAGACAGGCATTAACGATATAGTCCTGAGCGGCGGGGTCTTCCAGAACAGGCTCCTTTCGGAGCTTACGGAAGGGAAGCTCAAGCGGGCGGGGTTCGAAACATATAGACAGGAGCGTGTCCCGGCCAACGACGGGGGCATATCGCTCGGCCAGGCCGCTGTCGCAATCGAAAGAACAATAAGGAGATAA
- a CDS encoding HypC/HybG/HupF family hydrogenase formation chaperone, producing the protein MCLGIPGRIIDINGFVARVDVAGATKEADLRLMQEARPGDFVIIHAGFAIEKVDEAKARETLDLIRAVSKK; encoded by the coding sequence ATGTGTCTCGGAATACCGGGAAGGATAATAGACATAAACGGCTTCGTTGCGAGGGTAGACGTGGCTGGCGCGACCAAGGAGGCTGACCTCCGCCTCATGCAAGAGGCCCGGCCTGGAGACTTCGTCATAATCCACGCAGGCTTCGCGATAGAGAAAGTCGACGAGGCCAAGGCAAGGGAAACGCTTGATCTAATAAGAGCTGTTTCTAAAAAATAG
- a CDS encoding radical SAM protein codes for MSAPAPPFLISWNVTKRCNLLCGHCYLDACELSGADAVPTDEALSYIGQIGSLSPGCMLVLTGGEPLLRDDIFQLAGRASSLGLSPVVGTNGTLLSDEIIKRLLGSGVQGIGVSLDSLTPALHDRIRGVEGAWTKTVTGIEALTRSTLSFQLQFTLTKENMSEIPAFVEFAEGAGAKAVNFFFLVCTGRGQKATDLSPAEYESALSSIAAKEEEYRGRVMVRARCAPHLVRVAGESDPDSALFKGGTSGCIAGRGYIRISPEGFVTPCPYIPVREGSPSLREKTLSEIWENDPAFKMLRNPAYKGRCAECEYSDSCGGCRARALAATGDLMAEDPWCMHEPKGIKKEATAPPAWSPDAEERLENIPAFIRPMIKKGLERYASNKGIKVITPELMKDLREKAGR; via the coding sequence ATGAGCGCACCGGCACCTCCTTTCCTCATCTCCTGGAACGTAACCAAAAGATGCAACCTCCTTTGCGGCCACTGCTACCTTGATGCCTGCGAGCTCTCCGGGGCCGACGCCGTCCCTACAGATGAGGCCCTCTCCTATATCGGCCAGATAGGAAGCCTCTCGCCTGGCTGCATGCTCGTCCTCACGGGCGGCGAGCCGCTCTTGAGGGATGATATATTCCAGCTTGCAGGCCGCGCATCATCTTTGGGGCTCTCCCCGGTTGTCGGCACGAACGGGACCCTCCTCTCGGACGAAATTATAAAAAGGCTCCTCGGCTCGGGCGTGCAGGGCATTGGGGTAAGCCTCGACTCGCTTACGCCCGCTCTCCACGACCGCATCCGCGGGGTCGAAGGCGCATGGACAAAGACCGTCACGGGCATAGAGGCATTGACCAGGTCTACCCTTTCTTTCCAGCTCCAGTTCACGCTCACAAAAGAAAACATGAGTGAGATTCCGGCCTTTGTCGAGTTCGCCGAAGGCGCGGGAGCAAAGGCGGTCAATTTCTTTTTCCTCGTGTGCACCGGGCGCGGCCAGAAGGCAACCGACCTGTCCCCCGCGGAGTACGAATCCGCGCTCAGCTCCATTGCCGCCAAAGAGGAGGAATACAGGGGGAGGGTAATGGTCAGGGCGCGGTGCGCCCCGCACCTTGTACGGGTGGCCGGGGAGTCCGACCCGGATAGCGCGCTTTTTAAAGGCGGCACAAGCGGCTGCATAGCCGGAAGGGGGTATATCAGGATATCACCCGAGGGCTTCGTCACCCCCTGCCCCTATATACCCGTCCGCGAAGGCTCGCCCAGCCTCAGGGAAAAAACGCTCTCGGAGATCTGGGAAAACGATCCGGCATTCAAGATGCTGCGGAACCCCGCCTACAAGGGCAGGTGCGCGGAATGCGAATATTCGGACTCCTGCGGCGGCTGCAGGGCAAGGGCCCTCGCCGCTACCGGAGACCTCATGGCCGAAGACCCCTGGTGCATGCACGAGCCGAAGGGCATTAAAAAAGAGGCAACCGCCCCGCCCGCATGGAGCCCGGATGCCGAGGAAAGGCTTGAAAATATCCCGGCATTCATCAGGCCCATGATAAAAAAAGGGCTCGAGCGTTATGCCTCTAATAAAGGCATAAAGGTAATCACCCCTGAGCTGATGAAGGATCTCCGGGAAAAGGCAGGAAGATGA
- a CDS encoding cytochrome ubiquinol oxidase subunit I translates to MPLPMNKRQLRNFSLLRGLIPVFILLASAALAPDALAAGSSYAPAPVLGPGDYPAVKAVNPRLAVWLAAQMHVWFAAFVLAVPIFVVILECIGVVKKDRRYDRVAYEFLRVSITAFSLTAITGGILIAALIVFYPDLMKYLASIFGPTAIFYAIFFFLETAALYTYFYGWKRMAEGRLKLLHLAVGLGLNLSGTGLMFVANAWVTFMMTPSGVDAAGVFSGNLWEAVNNHLWSPMNLHRFIANIAYGGSIVGAYAAYRFLGASGEEERAHYDWMGYTASLIAIGALLPLPFAGYWLTAEIYAFSQQMGITLMGGVFAWLFIIQAVIIGALFLAANYYLWCGFGRGGYGAAYFKYVKYIALVVAASFLVWFTPHTLILTPSEARALGGQYHPYLGPLGLMPAKNTAVNIMLLFTFLSFLLYRRAHRRPAVQWVRYGNALQAGLFTAAVANIAFLGIYYGYFTNTVYKVASSVPQVATTLFVIVACLVIEWLMARGGKSEDFKWGRMPERSQYALILIAVSFTWLMGLMGFVRSAIRQHWHVYSVMKDASADAFTPSIAYAAKVVSAGTVVFLAIIVFIFWLGGMGKRKEAGKDG, encoded by the coding sequence ATGCCGCTTCCGATGAATAAGCGCCAGCTCCGGAATTTCAGTTTACTCCGCGGGCTCATCCCCGTTTTCATCCTCCTGGCTTCAGCCGCGCTCGCCCCGGACGCCCTGGCTGCAGGGTCGTCGTATGCTCCCGCCCCGGTCCTCGGCCCGGGCGACTACCCGGCTGTCAAGGCCGTGAATCCCAGGCTCGCCGTCTGGCTCGCCGCGCAGATGCACGTCTGGTTCGCGGCTTTCGTCCTCGCGGTCCCCATCTTCGTCGTGATACTCGAATGCATCGGGGTCGTAAAGAAAGACAGGCGCTACGACAGGGTCGCCTACGAGTTCCTCAGGGTGAGCATCACGGCCTTTTCGCTCACAGCCATAACGGGCGGCATACTTATTGCCGCGCTCATCGTGTTCTATCCGGACCTCATGAAGTACCTCGCCTCGATCTTCGGCCCCACGGCGATCTTTTACGCGATCTTTTTCTTTCTCGAGACCGCCGCCCTTTATACCTATTTTTACGGCTGGAAGCGCATGGCGGAAGGCCGGTTGAAGCTCCTCCACCTCGCCGTTGGCCTCGGGCTGAACCTCTCCGGCACAGGGCTCATGTTCGTGGCAAATGCATGGGTGACCTTCATGATGACGCCTTCCGGCGTGGATGCGGCGGGCGTATTCAGCGGCAATCTCTGGGAGGCCGTGAACAACCACCTCTGGAGCCCCATGAACCTACACAGGTTCATAGCGAACATAGCCTACGGCGGCTCCATAGTCGGCGCGTACGCCGCGTACAGGTTCCTCGGCGCCTCAGGCGAGGAGGAGAGGGCGCACTACGATTGGATGGGCTACACCGCAAGCCTCATCGCCATCGGCGCGCTCCTTCCGCTCCCCTTCGCGGGATACTGGCTCACCGCAGAGATATACGCCTTCAGCCAGCAGATGGGGATAACCCTCATGGGTGGGGTCTTCGCGTGGCTCTTCATCATTCAGGCCGTAATCATAGGCGCGCTCTTCCTTGCCGCCAACTACTATCTCTGGTGCGGATTCGGGAGGGGCGGCTACGGGGCGGCCTATTTTAAATATGTAAAGTACATTGCCCTGGTCGTTGCCGCCTCCTTTCTCGTCTGGTTTACCCCGCACACGCTGATACTCACGCCGTCGGAGGCGCGCGCTCTCGGCGGGCAATACCATCCGTACCTCGGGCCGCTGGGGCTGATGCCCGCCAAGAACACGGCCGTGAACATAATGCTCCTTTTCACCTTCCTGTCGTTCCTCCTCTACAGGCGGGCCCACAGGAGGCCGGCAGTTCAGTGGGTCCGTTACGGAAACGCTCTGCAGGCAGGCCTCTTTACGGCAGCGGTCGCTAACATAGCATTCCTCGGAATCTACTACGGCTATTTCACCAATACCGTCTACAAGGTCGCGTCGTCGGTCCCGCAGGTGGCGACGACCCTCTTCGTCATCGTCGCCTGCCTTGTAATCGAATGGCTTATGGCGAGAGGCGGCAAGTCTGAGGATTTCAAGTGGGGGCGCATGCCCGAGAGGAGCCAGTACGCGCTCATACTCATAGCCGTCTCGTTTACCTGGCTCATGGGGTTGATGGGGTTCGTCCGCTCGGCCATAAGGCAGCACTGGCACGTATATTCGGTAATGAAGGACGCGTCAGCCGACGCCTTTACGCCCTCCATAGCCTACGCGGCCAAGGTGGTCTCAGCGGGGACGGTGGTGTTCCTGGCCATAATCGTGTTCATATTCTGGCTCGGCGGCATGGGAAAGAGAAAGGAGGCCGGAAAAGATGGGTAG
- a CDS encoding c-type cytochrome produces MAFPIRDIKLCLRGLTVLLILAVSLQSAFASDGDPEKGKALYERRCWWCHGIEGAGDGPAAEFVNPLPRDLTFGLYKWKSTPFDEYSPSDEDFERMMAGGRQHGGLPGWDGMSGTSMPGWGDVMGPEGIRDMAAYMRSLSGLERNEMPAISLAGRIQPGPESIERGRGLFKDRCAECHGLNGRGDGTKKLRDDWGARTWPRDLTKGWTFRAGTRPEDIYTRVTVGIPGTQMPSFADPSSKKAMTEEERWDVANYAASLDEPSRRTVPEMIIRAVKVEGSLPLAHSHKLWDSAPEANYFLFPQIIAGEKAFTPSLNSISVKALHNGKEAAFLLEWNDPTNSRPWDTKSIEIADGPLFPDGAAIQFPAGEVKGGRPYFGMGDGRKPVVIWHWRSPESESGEEAFEVMEAKGFERIERKTLSEADGFVASGTYDNGRWRVVMKGLLNHENGPLFEEGLFTPVAFALWDGSNGDSKGKHVMTGWEWVRLEKETSGPSYMWPLAAGGFVLAAEMFWLFLGRGRKD; encoded by the coding sequence ATGGCATTCCCGATCCGTGACATAAAATTGTGTTTAAGGGGCCTTACCGTCCTCCTTATTTTAGCAGTTTCTCTTCAGTCCGCGTTTGCCTCAGACGGCGACCCGGAAAAGGGAAAGGCGCTCTATGAGAGACGGTGCTGGTGGTGCCACGGCATCGAGGGCGCTGGAGATGGACCGGCAGCCGAATTCGTGAACCCGCTTCCCAGGGACCTTACGTTCGGCCTGTACAAGTGGAAGTCCACGCCCTTTGACGAATACTCCCCCTCGGACGAGGACTTTGAAAGGATGATGGCCGGGGGCCGCCAGCACGGCGGCCTGCCAGGCTGGGACGGCATGAGCGGGACCTCGATGCCGGGGTGGGGCGATGTCATGGGCCCGGAAGGTATAAGGGATATGGCAGCCTACATGAGGTCGCTTTCAGGGCTTGAGAGGAATGAAATGCCCGCGATAAGCCTTGCCGGAAGGATACAGCCCGGCCCGGAGAGCATCGAGCGGGGCCGCGGGCTCTTCAAGGACAGGTGTGCCGAGTGCCACGGCCTTAATGGGCGGGGCGACGGGACGAAGAAATTGCGGGACGATTGGGGCGCAAGGACCTGGCCTAGGGACCTCACAAAGGGTTGGACCTTCAGGGCAGGGACGAGGCCCGAGGACATCTACACGCGGGTGACGGTCGGCATACCGGGCACCCAGATGCCGAGCTTCGCGGACCCGTCCTCAAAAAAGGCAATGACCGAAGAGGAGAGGTGGGATGTGGCTAACTATGCCGCCTCGCTTGACGAGCCTTCGCGAAGGACAGTGCCTGAAATGATAATAAGGGCCGTAAAGGTGGAGGGGAGCCTGCCCCTTGCGCACTCGCACAAGCTCTGGGATTCCGCGCCCGAGGCCAACTACTTCCTATTTCCGCAGATAATAGCCGGGGAGAAGGCATTTACGCCTTCGCTCAATTCGATTTCGGTAAAGGCCCTCCATAACGGGAAAGAAGCGGCCTTCCTCCTCGAATGGAACGACCCGACCAACTCGAGGCCGTGGGACACCAAGTCCATTGAGATCGCAGACGGTCCGTTATTCCCGGACGGCGCGGCTATCCAGTTCCCCGCTGGCGAGGTCAAGGGCGGAAGGCCGTACTTCGGCATGGGCGACGGAAGGAAGCCCGTCGTGATATGGCACTGGAGGAGCCCTGAAAGTGAATCGGGAGAAGAGGCTTTCGAGGTCATGGAGGCAAAGGGCTTTGAGCGCATTGAGCGGAAGACGTTATCCGAAGCCGACGGCTTCGTGGCCAGCGGCACATACGACAACGGCAGGTGGCGGGTCGTCATGAAAGGCCTGCTCAATCATGAAAACGGCCCCCTTTTCGAAGAAGGCTTGTTCACTCCGGTAGCGTTCGCCCTGTGGGACGGCTCCAACGGCGACAGCAAAGGAAAGCACGTAATGACCGGTTGGGAATGGGTGAGGCTTGAAAAGGAAACCAGCGGCCCGTCATACATGTGGCCTCTTGCTGCCGGAGGCTTCGTCCTCGCAGCCGAGATGTTCTGGCTTTTCCTCGGAAGGGGTAGAAAGGATTGA
- a CDS encoding cytochrome c gives MRLLKFIAINLFFYALLKMPGLLAGKPIPSSVITMYMFFIVVTVILVMTITDEGANELFAPIRSLLEDPSKALARNIFFGLLPVAAALSVYYAGTEPGPPFELRSAHPAPPGAVRAYGKVYEMDGLENPLRALEKEDPAAFKEMVREGGEVYFKNCFFCHGAKLDGRGHYAHAMDPLPMPFTGSDTIAQLKESYLFWRIVKGGTGLPREGGPNISAMPAWEDELTEDEVWKVIIFLYDYTGNRPRSWKD, from the coding sequence ATGAGGCTACTTAAGTTCATCGCCATAAACCTCTTCTTCTATGCGCTCCTGAAGATGCCAGGCCTCCTTGCCGGGAAGCCCATCCCGTCGAGCGTCATCACGATGTACATGTTCTTTATCGTGGTGACTGTTATTCTCGTTATGACCATCACGGACGAGGGGGCAAACGAGCTCTTCGCGCCAATAAGGTCGCTTCTGGAAGACCCCTCCAAGGCGCTCGCCAGGAATATCTTTTTCGGTCTCCTCCCCGTAGCCGCCGCGCTCTCGGTATATTATGCCGGAACCGAGCCCGGCCCTCCGTTTGAGCTCAGGAGCGCGCATCCGGCCCCGCCTGGAGCGGTGCGGGCGTACGGGAAAGTATACGAGATGGACGGGCTTGAGAACCCGCTCCGGGCGCTCGAGAAGGAAGATCCCGCGGCATTTAAAGAGATGGTGCGCGAGGGCGGGGAGGTCTATTTCAAAAACTGCTTCTTCTGCCACGGGGCCAAGCTCGACGGCAGGGGGCACTACGCCCACGCGATGGACCCGCTCCCCATGCCCTTCACCGGGAGCGACACCATTGCGCAGCTCAAGGAGTCCTACCTTTTCTGGAGGATCGTGAAAGGCGGGACGGGCCTCCCCAGGGAGGGCGGCCCGAACATCTCGGCAATGCCCGCGTGGGAGGATGAGCTTACGGAAGACGAGGTCTGGAAGGTGATTATCTTCCTCTACGATTACACCGGGAACAGGCCCAGGAGCTGGAAGGACTGA
- a CDS encoding hydrogenase maturation nickel metallochaperone HypA: MSITKNILETVRAEMEKAALKELRSVRIRVGELTAVEPEALRFCFEASIKGTSFEGAALDIEEAPLTGKCEGCGLVFRISLFERTCPGCGGSSVEIAGGNELDIVSMEGV, encoded by the coding sequence ATGTCCATCACAAAAAACATCCTTGAGACCGTCAGGGCGGAGATGGAGAAGGCCGCGCTCAAGGAGCTAAGGAGCGTCAGGATACGCGTGGGCGAGCTTACGGCCGTTGAGCCGGAGGCCCTCAGGTTCTGCTTCGAGGCATCGATAAAGGGCACCTCCTTCGAGGGCGCGGCCCTCGATATAGAGGAAGCGCCGCTTACAGGCAAATGCGAAGGGTGCGGACTTGTCTTCAGGATATCGCTGTTCGAAAGGACATGCCCCGGATGCGGCGGAAGCTCGGTCGAAATAGCCGGCGGTAACGAGCTCGACATAGTCTCAATGGAAGGCGTTTGA
- the hypD gene encoding hydrogenase formation protein HypD yields MKYVDEFRKREEAQGLLRRIREISRNEVSIMEICGTHTHSISRYGVREALPPNIRLISGPGCPVCVTSAADVNRLLDFSRSRRDVVIATFGDMMKVPGSASSLQEEKARGGDIRVVYSPLDALDIAREDPSREVVLFAVGFETTVPTVAATMLAARDGGLKNLSVLSLHKLTPPAMRALMDTGEIEIDGFICPGHVTAIIGAGAYGFLAAEYGSPCVVAGFEPIDAIMGIYMLVKQLEEGRKEIEIEYDRVVTWGGNLKAQEVMRRVFEPADSLWRGIGNIPGSGLRIRDEFSDMDAEKRFSIPPGEDAEPKGCKCGSVLKGLIAPDACPLFAKACTPEFPVGPCMVSSEGTCAAFFKYRRAA; encoded by the coding sequence ATGAAATATGTTGACGAATTCAGGAAAAGGGAAGAGGCGCAGGGGCTTCTAAGGAGGATCCGCGAGATATCCCGTAATGAAGTGAGCATAATGGAGATATGCGGCACGCACACGCACTCCATCTCGAGATACGGGGTAAGGGAGGCGCTCCCGCCGAACATACGGCTCATATCCGGACCCGGCTGCCCTGTCTGCGTGACATCTGCGGCGGACGTAAACCGTCTCTTGGATTTCAGCAGGTCGCGCCGGGACGTCGTCATAGCGACCTTCGGGGACATGATGAAGGTGCCGGGCTCGGCGTCCTCTCTCCAGGAGGAAAAGGCCAGGGGAGGTGACATAAGGGTAGTGTACTCGCCTCTTGACGCGCTCGATATCGCAAGGGAGGACCCCTCGCGAGAGGTGGTACTCTTTGCCGTCGGCTTTGAGACTACGGTCCCGACGGTAGCCGCGACCATGCTCGCGGCAAGGGATGGGGGCCTTAAGAACCTTTCGGTCCTGTCGCTCCATAAGCTCACCCCTCCGGCCATGCGTGCTCTAATGGACACTGGCGAGATCGAGATAGACGGTTTCATCTGTCCGGGCCATGTGACCGCGATAATCGGTGCGGGCGCTTACGGCTTCCTTGCGGCCGAATACGGTTCGCCCTGCGTGGTGGCCGGCTTCGAGCCCATCGACGCCATAATGGGCATATATATGCTCGTTAAGCAGCTCGAAGAGGGACGTAAGGAGATCGAGATAGAGTACGACCGCGTGGTCACCTGGGGCGGGAACCTCAAGGCCCAGGAGGTAATGCGGAGGGTCTTCGAGCCCGCGGACAGCCTCTGGAGGGGCATCGGCAACATACCCGGAAGCGGCTTGAGGATACGGGACGAGTTCTCGGACATGGACGCGGAGAAGAGGTTCTCGATACCTCCGGGTGAGGATGCGGAGCCCAAGGGCTGCAAATGCGGTTCGGTATTGAAGGGGCTTATAGCGCCCGATGCATGCCCGCTCTTCGCAAAAGCCTGCACGCCGGAATTCCCAGTCGGCCCGTGCATGGTATCGTCCGAAGGCACCTGCGCCGCCTTCTTCAAGTACAGGAGGGCCGCATGA
- the hypB gene encoding hydrogenase nickel incorporation protein HypB — protein sequence MHEILIEEKILARNDEIAAQNRKALSEKGIYAINIVSAPGAGKTSLIERMAAELKALGAGFAVVEGDLEGDFDSKRIEKHGIPALQITTGRACHLDAHQVSHALPWVFAQTGIELLVIENVGNMVCPAEYDLGEDMTVMVMSAAEGDDKPLKYPAIFSASEALIINKTDLAPHTDFDIRRARENSLKVNPYLKIFETSCRTGAGVGEWARYLVGSVRNKR from the coding sequence ATGCACGAGATACTGATAGAGGAAAAGATACTTGCGAGAAACGACGAGATAGCGGCCCAGAACAGGAAGGCCCTCTCGGAAAAGGGCATCTACGCGATAAATATCGTAAGCGCGCCCGGAGCCGGAAAAACCTCGCTCATAGAACGGATGGCGGCGGAGCTTAAGGCCCTAGGGGCGGGCTTCGCGGTGGTAGAGGGCGACCTCGAAGGCGATTTCGATTCAAAGAGGATAGAGAAGCACGGCATACCCGCGCTCCAGATAACTACCGGCAGGGCCTGTCACCTCGACGCCCACCAGGTAAGCCATGCGCTCCCCTGGGTGTTCGCACAGACCGGCATAGAGCTACTTGTAATAGAAAATGTCGGGAACATGGTCTGCCCGGCCGAGTACGACCTGGGCGAAGACATGACCGTAATGGTCATGTCGGCCGCAGAAGGGGACGATAAGCCCCTCAAATACCCGGCAATATTCAGCGCCTCGGAGGCGCTGATAATAAACAAGACAGACCTCGCCCCCCATACCGATTTCGATATCAGGAGGGCCAGGGAGAACTCTCTCAAGGTAAACCCGTACCTGAAGATATTCGAGACCTCCTGCAGGACAGGCGCGGGGGTCGGGGAATGGGCGAGATATCTCGTGGGGAGCGTTCGAAACAAGAGATAG